In one window of Nocardia brasiliensis DNA:
- the rfbB gene encoding dTDP-glucose 4,6-dehydratase → MRLLVTGGAGFIGANFVKSTVVDRPDTTVTVLDALTYAGNKASLDEVADRIDFVHGDIADLDLVDELVSGVDAVVHFAAESHNDNSLAEPWPFVQTNIVGTYSLLQAVRRYDVRYHHVSTDEVYGDLTPDAPAFTEQTPYNPSSPYSATKASSDLLVRAWTRSFGVRATLSNCSNNYGPYQHVEKFIPRQITNLIDGVRPRLYGAGHQVRDWIHVDDHNRAVWDVLERGRIGQTYLIGAQGEHDNKTVVRLLLEAFDRDPDDFDHVTDRPGHDQRYAIDATLLREELGWTPRYSDFRAGLAATIQWYRDNEAWWRPQKAITEQAYAAAGEQTVQPQTMS, encoded by the coding sequence GTGCGATTGCTTGTCACCGGCGGAGCCGGATTCATCGGGGCGAACTTCGTCAAGTCGACCGTGGTCGATCGCCCGGACACCACCGTCACCGTTTTGGACGCGTTGACGTATGCCGGAAATAAGGCATCCCTGGACGAAGTGGCCGACCGTATCGATTTCGTCCACGGCGATATCGCCGATCTCGACCTGGTCGACGAACTCGTCAGCGGTGTGGACGCGGTGGTGCATTTCGCCGCCGAATCCCACAATGACAACTCCCTCGCCGAACCATGGCCGTTCGTGCAGACCAATATCGTCGGCACCTATTCACTGCTGCAGGCGGTGCGCCGATACGACGTGCGCTACCACCACGTCTCCACCGACGAGGTCTACGGCGACCTCACCCCCGACGCGCCTGCGTTCACCGAGCAAACCCCGTACAACCCGTCGAGCCCGTACTCGGCCACCAAAGCCTCGAGCGATCTGCTGGTGCGCGCGTGGACCCGATCCTTCGGCGTGCGCGCCACACTGTCCAACTGCAGCAACAACTATGGGCCGTATCAGCACGTGGAGAAGTTCATCCCACGCCAGATCACCAACTTGATCGACGGCGTGCGCCCCCGGCTCTACGGCGCCGGGCACCAGGTGCGCGACTGGATCCACGTCGACGACCACAACCGCGCCGTATGGGATGTGTTGGAGCGCGGCCGCATCGGGCAGACCTACCTGATCGGCGCGCAAGGCGAACACGACAACAAGACCGTCGTACGCCTGCTTCTGGAAGCCTTCGACCGCGACCCCGACGACTTCGACCACGTCACCGACCGCCCCGGCCACGACCAGCGCTACGCCATCGACGCCACCCTGCTGCGCGAGGAACTCGGCTGGACCCCCCGCTACAGCGACTTCCGCGCCGGCCTGGCCGCCACCATCCAGTGGTACCGCGACAACGAGGCCTGGTGGCGCCCCCAGAAGGCGATCACCGAACAGGCCTACGCCGCCGCGGGCGAGCAGACGGTTCAGCCCCAGACGATGTCGTAG
- a CDS encoding SDR family oxidoreductase, translating into MTESGSKPLAGRTMIMSGGSRGIGLEIAKRAAADGANITLIAKTDQPHPKLPGTIHTAAAELEQAGGQVLPFVGDVRSDESVAEAVRQTVERFGGIDIVVNNASAIDLSPTDLLPMKKYDLMQDINCRGSFLLAKLSIPHLRASAAAARNPHILTLSPPLNLDPKWAGASLGYTIAKYGMSLTTLGLAEELKNDGIGVNSLWPRTTIATAAVKNLLGGEEMIATSRTPDIYADAAYLVLTSPAKDTSGNFFIDDDVLAAHGITDLDKYRVVPGDGPLTTDLFL; encoded by the coding sequence ATGACGGAATCGGGATCGAAGCCGCTCGCGGGCAGGACGATGATCATGTCCGGCGGTAGCCGGGGCATCGGCTTGGAGATCGCCAAGCGGGCCGCGGCCGACGGCGCGAACATCACGTTGATCGCCAAGACCGATCAGCCGCATCCGAAGCTGCCCGGCACCATCCACACCGCCGCGGCCGAACTCGAGCAGGCGGGCGGCCAGGTGCTGCCGTTCGTCGGCGATGTGCGCAGCGACGAGTCGGTGGCCGAGGCCGTGCGACAGACCGTCGAGCGGTTCGGCGGCATCGACATCGTGGTGAACAACGCGTCGGCGATCGACCTGTCCCCCACCGACCTGCTGCCGATGAAGAAGTACGACCTGATGCAGGACATCAACTGCCGCGGCAGCTTCCTGCTCGCCAAGCTGAGCATCCCGCACCTGCGCGCGTCGGCGGCCGCGGCACGCAACCCGCACATCCTGACCCTGTCGCCGCCGCTCAACCTCGACCCCAAGTGGGCGGGCGCCTCGCTCGGCTACACCATCGCCAAGTACGGAATGTCGCTCACCACACTGGGTTTGGCCGAGGAACTGAAGAACGACGGCATCGGTGTCAACTCGCTGTGGCCGCGCACGACGATCGCCACCGCCGCCGTCAAGAACCTGCTCGGCGGCGAGGAGATGATCGCCACCTCGCGCACCCCCGACATCTACGCCGACGCCGCCTACCTCGTGCTCACCTCCCCGGCCAAGGACACCTCGGGCAACTTCTTCATCGATGACGACGTCCTCGCCGCCCACGGCATCACCGACCTCGACAAGTACCGCGTAGTCCCCGGCGACGGCCCCCTGACCACCGACCTCTTCCTCTAG
- the wzm gene encoding galactan export ABC transporter permease subunit Wzm/RfbD, with the protein MTSDSQTFRRAFKDFRVGFGQRELWLSLGWQDIKQRYRRSVLGPFWITIATGVQAAAIGLLYSALLGQPVKDYLPYVAVGIIVWNVINASILEGSDVFIANEGLIKQLPSALSVHVYRLVWRQLLFFAHNMLIYLVVLIAFGVWQKLHWTAIFAIPALGLLFLNAMWVSIVFGIFSTRYRDIAPILGSLTLMLFVLTPVMWNTKSLEAQGGQVSERAKLAEIIPTFHYLEIIRAPLLGDDQHLYHWLIVGAITVVGWIVAIFAMKQFRSRVPYWV; encoded by the coding sequence ATCACCTCGGACTCGCAGACCTTCCGGCGGGCGTTCAAGGACTTCCGCGTCGGCTTCGGCCAGCGCGAGCTGTGGCTTTCGCTCGGCTGGCAGGACATCAAGCAGCGCTACCGGCGTTCGGTGCTCGGGCCGTTCTGGATCACCATCGCGACCGGTGTGCAGGCGGCGGCGATCGGCCTGCTGTACTCCGCGCTGCTCGGCCAGCCGGTCAAGGACTACCTGCCGTATGTGGCGGTCGGCATCATCGTCTGGAATGTGATCAACGCCAGCATTCTCGAGGGTTCCGATGTCTTCATCGCCAACGAGGGACTGATCAAACAGCTGCCATCGGCGCTGAGCGTGCACGTCTATCGCCTGGTCTGGCGGCAGCTGCTGTTCTTCGCGCACAACATGCTGATCTACCTCGTGGTGCTGATCGCGTTCGGGGTGTGGCAAAAGCTGCACTGGACCGCGATATTCGCGATTCCGGCGCTAGGCCTGCTGTTCCTCAACGCGATGTGGGTGTCGATCGTGTTCGGCATCTTCAGCACGCGTTACCGCGATATCGCCCCGATCCTCGGCAGTCTCACGTTGATGTTGTTCGTGCTGACCCCGGTGATGTGGAACACCAAGAGCCTCGAGGCGCAGGGCGGGCAGGTCAGCGAGCGCGCGAAACTGGCCGAGATCATTCCGACGTTCCACTACCTGGAGATCATTCGCGCCCCGTTGCTCGGCGACGACCAGCACCTGTATCACTGGCTCATCGTCGGCGCCATCACCGTGGTCGGCTGGATCGTCGCCATCTTCGCGATGAAGCAATTCCGTTCGCGCGTGCCGTACTGGGTTTAG
- the rsgA gene encoding ribosome small subunit-dependent GTPase A, with translation MVEYDLLVPYGWTEAVAAEYASLIEENCVPARVIRMDRSECDVATPTGPARARCPRPDAEVSGLCTGDWVSIDADANVRRLLPRRSAVTRSSVSRRSQGQVLAANVDTVLICAAADGDVDLGRIERMLALVWESNAQPVVLLTKADAAADLPLDVVRAVAPGAAVLAVSVETGIGLDVLAAMLDGTVALIGPSGAGKSTLANALLGQEVFATNAVRSVDKKGRHTTVHRELRPLPNGGTLIDTPGLRGVGLWDAAEGIEKTFSDIESLAAQCRFGDCAHRGEPGCAVAAAIDSGELTQRRLDSYQRLAKENAWMAARTDRRLQAERQRQWRDISKQQRQMYRERGSRR, from the coding sequence ATGGTCGAGTACGACCTGCTAGTCCCTTACGGCTGGACCGAAGCCGTAGCCGCTGAATACGCCTCGCTGATCGAGGAGAACTGCGTGCCCGCCCGGGTGATTCGGATGGACCGCAGCGAATGCGATGTCGCGACACCCACCGGACCGGCGCGAGCGCGCTGTCCCCGGCCCGATGCCGAGGTCAGCGGGCTGTGCACCGGCGACTGGGTGAGCATCGACGCCGACGCCAACGTGCGGCGACTGCTGCCGCGCCGGTCGGCGGTCACGCGCTCCTCGGTCTCCCGGCGCTCCCAAGGACAGGTGCTGGCCGCCAATGTCGACACGGTGCTGATCTGCGCGGCCGCCGACGGCGATGTCGATCTCGGACGGATCGAGCGGATGCTCGCGCTGGTCTGGGAGAGCAACGCCCAGCCCGTCGTGCTGCTCACCAAAGCCGATGCGGCGGCGGATCTTCCGCTCGACGTGGTGCGGGCCGTCGCGCCCGGCGCCGCCGTGCTCGCGGTGAGCGTCGAGACCGGGATCGGTCTTGATGTGCTCGCCGCCATGCTCGACGGGACGGTCGCGCTGATCGGCCCGTCCGGCGCGGGCAAGTCCACCCTGGCCAACGCACTGCTCGGACAGGAAGTGTTCGCCACCAACGCCGTTCGCTCGGTGGACAAGAAGGGCAGGCACACCACGGTGCATCGAGAGCTGCGGCCGTTGCCCAACGGCGGCACCCTCATCGACACACCCGGGCTGCGCGGGGTCGGACTGTGGGATGCCGCCGAAGGAATCGAGAAGACCTTCAGCGATATCGAATCCCTTGCCGCGCAATGCCGTTTCGGCGATTGCGCGCATCGCGGCGAGCCGGGGTGCGCCGTCGCGGCGGCCATCGACAGCGGCGAGCTGACCCAGCGCCGGCTCGACAGCTATCAGCGGCTGGCCAAGGAGAACGCCTGGATGGCGGCGCGCACCGACCGGCGGTTGCAGGCCGAGCGGCAGCGCCAGTGGCGCGACATCAGCAAGCAGCAGCGGCAGATGTATCGGGAACGCGGTTCCCGGCGCTGA
- the wzt gene encoding galactan export ABC transporter ATP-binding subunit Wzt/RfbE, with amino-acid sequence MTEHVSIETHQAWVEFPIFDAKSRSLKKAFLGKAGGAIGRNKSDVVVVEALRDITLSLKEGDRVGLVGHNGAGKSTLLRLLSGIYEPSRGSARIRGRVAPVFDLGVGMDPEISGYENIIIRGLFLGQTRKQMMSKIDEIADFTDLGEYLSMPLRTYSTGMRVRLAMGVVTSIDPEILLLDEGIGAVDAEFMKKARLRLQQLVARSGILVFASHSNEFLAQLCDTALWIDHGEIRLRGGIEEVVRAYEGPDAGNHVATVLRELEAERAMENGRELERNQV; translated from the coding sequence ATGACCGAGCATGTGAGTATCGAAACCCACCAGGCCTGGGTCGAATTCCCGATCTTCGACGCGAAATCGCGGTCGTTGAAGAAGGCGTTCCTCGGCAAGGCGGGCGGCGCCATCGGGCGCAACAAGTCCGACGTGGTGGTCGTCGAGGCGCTGCGCGACATCACGCTTTCGCTGAAAGAGGGCGACCGGGTCGGCCTGGTCGGGCACAACGGCGCGGGCAAATCGACACTGCTGCGACTGCTTTCGGGCATCTACGAGCCCTCGCGCGGCAGCGCGCGCATCCGCGGCCGGGTGGCGCCGGTGTTCGATCTCGGCGTCGGCATGGACCCGGAGATCTCCGGCTACGAGAACATCATCATCCGCGGCCTTTTCCTCGGGCAGACGCGTAAGCAGATGATGTCCAAGATCGACGAGATCGCCGATTTCACCGATCTCGGCGAGTACCTGTCGATGCCGCTGCGCACCTATTCCACCGGTATGCGGGTCCGCCTGGCCATGGGCGTGGTCACCTCGATCGACCCCGAGATCCTGTTGCTCGACGAGGGCATCGGCGCGGTGGACGCCGAATTCATGAAGAAAGCTCGGCTGCGCCTGCAGCAATTGGTGGCCCGATCGGGCATCCTGGTATTCGCCAGCCATTCCAATGAATTTCTCGCACAACTCTGCGATACCGCGCTGTGGATCGATCACGGAGAGATCCGTTTGCGCGGCGGCATCGAAGAAGTCGTGCGAGCCTATGAGGGTCCGGACGCGGGCAACCACGTCGCGACCGTGCTGCGCGAACTGGAAGCCGAACGGGCCATGGAAAACGGAAGAGAACTGGAGCGGAACCAGGTATGA
- a CDS encoding DUF2142 domain-containing protein — MTASADSTTAAPSEANPAPAQAETATTDGAPSTPEAPKAAWSSIGARVVERCGAATIAFTVLVAIFGGLFTVLTPPFWGHDEITQFGRAYQVAHGGFLPQRIHDDRGVAYGGEVPESITALMGYALTDYTTNPDEPDNMVADPGAYDRLGAAAVSEATEPVWFTNTAAYSPVPYIPAAIGIRLAEAFGLDVGGMIALTRLAGLLCYLAVVGFGLYALREHRVQWLAFTVAVLPIAVFQAGTVTADTMTNALAILVSALLVKALFLGARLGRVETGALLAATVLLPVSKPTYVLLAMLVVLVPAQRFGFAGWQRALPWIFAAVGGIAFAVWMKIAAPTGDGMGLMRPEHQWRSVRPADQLHGILTDPGHFVSVFGESIALRDQRWFSQFFGELGFAYIDVPALTMLACLFAFAVSIGIADRMTAATFRRTLIVALTVAASVAMIYVTLYMSFTPVGYYIIDGVQGRYFVPLAIVAFAVLLRWMSLRLTDIAGRTPTLGPAVTIIVATVIALTAAVWKYYDIVWG, encoded by the coding sequence GTGACCGCCTCGGCGGACAGCACGACGGCCGCGCCCAGCGAAGCGAATCCAGCTCCGGCGCAAGCCGAGACGGCGACGACCGACGGCGCGCCGTCGACACCCGAGGCGCCGAAGGCCGCGTGGTCCTCGATCGGCGCGCGCGTTGTCGAACGCTGCGGGGCGGCGACCATCGCCTTCACCGTGCTCGTCGCGATCTTCGGCGGGCTGTTCACCGTGCTCACCCCACCGTTCTGGGGCCACGACGAGATCACCCAGTTCGGCCGCGCCTATCAGGTCGCGCACGGCGGGTTCCTGCCGCAGCGCATCCACGACGACCGCGGTGTCGCCTATGGCGGCGAGGTCCCGGAGAGCATCACCGCCCTGATGGGCTACGCGCTGACGGACTACACCACCAACCCCGACGAGCCGGACAACATGGTCGCCGACCCCGGCGCCTACGACCGGCTCGGGGCCGCGGCGGTCTCGGAGGCGACCGAACCGGTCTGGTTCACCAATACCGCCGCGTACTCGCCGGTGCCGTACATCCCCGCCGCCATCGGTATTCGGCTGGCCGAGGCGTTCGGCCTCGACGTCGGCGGGATGATCGCGCTGACCAGGCTGGCCGGCCTGCTCTGCTATCTCGCCGTGGTCGGCTTCGGGCTGTACGCGCTGCGCGAGCACCGGGTGCAGTGGCTGGCGTTCACCGTCGCGGTGCTGCCGATCGCGGTGTTCCAGGCGGGCACCGTCACCGCCGACACTATGACCAACGCGCTGGCCATCCTGGTATCGGCGCTGCTGGTGAAGGCGCTGTTCCTCGGTGCGCGGCTCGGCCGGGTGGAAACCGGTGCGCTGCTGGCCGCGACGGTGCTGTTGCCCGTCAGCAAGCCCACCTATGTGCTGCTCGCGATGCTGGTGGTGCTGGTGCCTGCACAGCGGTTCGGCTTCGCGGGCTGGCAGCGCGCGCTGCCCTGGATCTTCGCGGCGGTGGGCGGCATCGCCTTCGCCGTGTGGATGAAGATCGCGGCCCCCACCGGCGACGGCATGGGCCTGATGCGCCCCGAGCACCAGTGGCGCTCGGTGCGACCGGCCGATCAGCTGCACGGAATCCTCACCGACCCAGGACATTTCGTCAGCGTGTTCGGCGAGAGCATCGCGCTGCGCGACCAGCGGTGGTTCAGCCAGTTCTTCGGTGAGCTCGGCTTCGCCTACATCGACGTCCCGGCGCTCACCATGCTGGCCTGCCTGTTCGCCTTCGCGGTGAGCATCGGCATCGCCGACCGGATGACCGCGGCCACCTTCCGCCGCACCCTGATCGTCGCCCTCACCGTCGCGGCCAGCGTCGCGATGATCTATGTGACGCTGTACATGTCGTTCACCCCCGTCGGCTACTACATCATCGACGGCGTACAGGGCCGCTACTTCGTGCCGCTGGCGATCGTCGCCTTCGCGGTCCTGCTGCGCTGGATGTCCTTGCGCCTCACCGACATCGCGGGCCGCACCCCCACCCTCGGGCCCGCGGTCACCATCATCGTCGCCACCGTCATCGCCCTGACCGCCGCCGTCTGGAAGTACTACGACATCGTCTGGGGCTGA
- a CDS encoding glycosyltransferase, giving the protein MEQSATQAVTETKDRAMAVDAPASLRSDHRAPDRLVLQRGIFTGPSAKVSDELYAVVKGRAHRERQVLRLEKGAAAHTNTYFGRFAASYWQRWTTVTEVRVDMVLDVVKKAKIRLVASDIAGHRRIIDTAQVGASGPVTLAATLDQYVDGGAIWLEFDAVGGDLGISEVSWSTAAPERIRPVAIAICTFNRAEDCAHTVAALASDAVVLGAIDAVYVVDQGTDLVQDRPLYQEVVPTFGDKLRYIRQPNLGGAGGFTRGLYEVSAANEHADVILMDDDILCEPETVLRLNAFANMTVEPTLVGAQMLFLLNPDYLNVGAEEVHLQQLRHGQKVPKALRNTSMLKRNQERRVDAGYNAWWTCLIPAEVVAKIGLPVPIFFQWDDVEYGIRAREHGFVTVTLPNAAVWHADFYWKDYDDWARYFSTRNSLIVGALHADLDGKAITRKLFRELGEQLVAMQYGLVHTTLQGIEDFLQGPKVLRDGGIAALAAARTSRADYAETIKHPAATPPVRSGDIQLRRATGEPSRPLLVLFKRAINQWFGRTQHGVIGVTREDAHWWHVSLFDHVVVTDASQSGVRVRQRDKARARQLLRRTIRVLRRLRNELPTLQEQYRAAVPELTSRANWERLYGIKPQ; this is encoded by the coding sequence ATGGAGCAGTCGGCTACCCAGGCCGTTACCGAAACGAAAGATCGAGCGATGGCCGTTGACGCCCCGGCTTCGCTGCGCTCCGACCATCGGGCGCCGGACCGGCTGGTGCTGCAGCGCGGCATCTTCACCGGCCCGTCGGCCAAGGTCAGCGACGAGCTGTATGCCGTCGTCAAGGGACGCGCCCACCGGGAACGTCAGGTGCTGCGGTTGGAAAAGGGCGCCGCCGCGCACACCAATACCTACTTCGGCCGTTTCGCGGCCAGCTACTGGCAGCGCTGGACCACCGTCACCGAGGTGCGGGTGGACATGGTGCTGGACGTGGTCAAGAAGGCGAAGATCCGGCTGGTCGCCTCCGACATCGCGGGGCATCGCCGGATCATCGACACCGCCCAGGTCGGCGCGAGCGGGCCGGTGACGTTGGCGGCCACCCTGGATCAGTACGTCGACGGCGGCGCGATCTGGCTCGAATTCGACGCTGTCGGTGGCGATCTCGGCATCTCCGAGGTGAGCTGGAGCACCGCGGCACCCGAGCGGATCCGCCCCGTCGCGATCGCCATCTGCACCTTCAACCGTGCCGAGGACTGCGCGCACACCGTGGCGGCGCTGGCCTCCGACGCGGTCGTGCTCGGCGCGATCGACGCGGTGTACGTCGTCGATCAGGGCACCGACCTGGTGCAGGATCGGCCGCTGTATCAGGAGGTAGTGCCGACCTTCGGGGACAAGCTGCGCTACATCCGGCAGCCGAATCTCGGTGGGGCCGGCGGTTTCACCCGCGGGCTTTACGAGGTGTCGGCTGCCAACGAGCACGCCGACGTCATCCTGATGGACGACGACATCCTCTGCGAGCCCGAAACCGTGCTGCGGCTCAACGCCTTCGCCAACATGACGGTGGAACCGACCCTGGTCGGTGCGCAGATGCTGTTCCTGCTCAACCCCGACTACCTGAACGTCGGCGCCGAAGAGGTGCACCTGCAACAACTGCGGCACGGGCAGAAGGTGCCGAAGGCGTTGCGCAACACCAGCATGCTCAAGCGCAACCAGGAGCGCCGGGTGGATGCCGGCTACAACGCCTGGTGGACCTGCCTGATCCCGGCCGAGGTGGTCGCGAAGATCGGGCTGCCGGTGCCGATCTTCTTCCAGTGGGACGACGTCGAATACGGCATCCGGGCCAGGGAGCACGGCTTCGTCACGGTCACCCTGCCGAACGCGGCGGTCTGGCACGCGGACTTCTACTGGAAGGACTACGACGACTGGGCGCGCTACTTCAGCACGCGCAACTCGTTGATCGTCGGCGCGCTGCACGCCGACCTGGACGGAAAAGCGATCACCCGCAAGCTGTTCCGGGAGCTCGGCGAGCAGTTGGTCGCCATGCAGTACGGCCTGGTGCACACCACGTTGCAGGGCATCGAGGACTTCCTGCAGGGGCCGAAGGTGTTGCGGGACGGCGGTATCGCCGCGCTCGCGGCGGCGCGCACCAGCCGCGCCGACTACGCGGAGACGATCAAGCATCCGGCCGCGACCCCGCCGGTGCGTTCCGGTGACATCCAATTACGCCGCGCCACCGGCGAACCGAGCCGTCCGCTGCTCGTGCTGTTCAAGCGGGCCATCAACCAGTGGTTCGGCCGCACCCAGCACGGCGTCATCGGCGTCACCCGCGAGGACGCGCACTGGTGGCATGTCTCGCTGTTCGACCACGTCGTGGTCACCGACGCCTCCCAGTCGGGCGTGCGCGTCCGGCAGCGGGACAAGGCCCGTGCCCGTCAGCTCCTGCGCCGCACCATCCGTGTCCTGCGTCGGCTGCGCAACGAACTGCCGACCCTCCAGGAACAGTACCGCGCCGCGGTTCCGGAACTCACCAGCCGCGCCAACTGGGAACGCCTCTACGGCATCAAGCCGCAATAG
- a CDS encoding GtrA family protein produces the protein MPTSESTARAGETVSAEGSMVRKVLTALRQGSAFLVVGAIGFLVDAGTYNLLVFWGGEGLLYRYPLPAKIIAIAVATVVTYFGNKWWTFAHKKTDNPGREYLLYAVFNVVAIGLQLGCLGFSRYVLDLSSPLSDNISGTLIGQIVAVVFRYWAYDKFVFTGADKRADATDGAGAANSQQ, from the coding sequence GTGCCAACCAGTGAGTCGACCGCGCGGGCGGGCGAGACCGTGTCCGCCGAGGGATCGATGGTCCGCAAGGTGCTGACCGCGCTGCGGCAGGGCAGTGCGTTCCTGGTGGTCGGCGCGATCGGGTTTCTCGTCGACGCGGGCACCTACAACCTCCTGGTCTTCTGGGGCGGCGAGGGTCTGCTGTATCGCTACCCGCTGCCCGCCAAGATCATCGCGATCGCGGTGGCGACGGTGGTCACCTACTTCGGCAACAAGTGGTGGACCTTCGCGCACAAGAAGACCGACAATCCGGGGCGCGAATATCTGCTCTACGCCGTGTTCAATGTCGTCGCGATCGGCCTGCAACTGGGTTGCCTCGGCTTTTCCCGGTATGTGCTCGACCTGTCCTCGCCACTGTCGGACAACATCTCCGGCACTCTCATCGGGCAGATCGTGGCCGTGGTGTTCCGCTACTGGGCCTACGACAAGTTCGTTTTCACCGGCGCGGACAAGCGCGCCGACGCGACCGACGGTGCCGGCGCAGCGAATTCTCAGCAATAG
- a CDS encoding glycosyltransferase, whose protein sequence is MDSTELRIAAVVPCHNEEASVAKVVADLQAAVPGIVVYVYDNLSTDKTAECARAAGAIVRHENTKGKGNVVRRAFADIEADVYLMIDGDDTYEASAAPLMIKTLLDGPYDHVLGVRRQDESGSAYRAGHETGNKVLNGVVGQVFGENVEDMLSGFRVFSRRFVKSFPAVSREFEIETELTVHSLHLRVPRTAVPVGFRDRPAGSESKLRTYHDGFKILALIIGLARHERPVAFYGLFGTLSWLVSIILSIPIVVEFYNTGEVPRFPTLFLGFTLLLLGSLAWTAGLILDGIRRSRHEAARLVYLRYSAVSADDIHPNGDGGTGGAGR, encoded by the coding sequence GTGGACTCCACCGAGCTTCGTATTGCCGCAGTGGTGCCGTGCCACAACGAAGAGGCTTCGGTCGCCAAGGTCGTCGCCGACCTTCAGGCCGCCGTGCCGGGGATCGTTGTCTACGTCTACGACAATCTGAGTACGGACAAGACCGCCGAGTGCGCCCGCGCCGCCGGGGCGATCGTGCGCCACGAGAACACCAAGGGCAAAGGCAATGTGGTTCGCCGCGCCTTCGCCGACATCGAGGCCGATGTCTATCTGATGATCGACGGCGACGACACCTACGAGGCGTCGGCCGCGCCGCTGATGATCAAGACGCTGCTCGACGGCCCCTACGACCATGTGCTCGGCGTCCGCAGGCAGGACGAGAGCGGGTCGGCGTACCGTGCCGGCCACGAGACCGGGAACAAGGTGCTCAACGGCGTAGTCGGGCAGGTGTTCGGCGAGAACGTCGAGGACATGCTGAGCGGGTTCCGGGTGTTCTCCCGCCGGTTCGTGAAGAGCTTCCCCGCGGTCTCACGCGAGTTCGAGATCGAGACCGAGTTGACCGTGCACTCGCTGCATCTGCGGGTGCCGCGCACCGCGGTGCCGGTGGGTTTCCGCGACCGGCCCGCGGGCAGCGAGAGCAAGCTGCGCACTTACCACGACGGATTCAAGATCCTGGCGCTGATCATCGGCCTGGCCAGGCACGAGCGGCCGGTCGCGTTCTACGGCCTGTTCGGCACGCTGAGCTGGCTGGTCTCGATCATCCTGAGCATCCCGATCGTGGTCGAGTTCTACAACACCGGTGAGGTGCCGCGGTTCCCGACACTGTTCCTCGGCTTCACCCTGCTGTTGCTCGGCAGCCTCGCCTGGACCGCGGGCCTGATCCTGGACGGCATCCGGCGCTCGCGGCACGAGGCCGCGCGCCTGGTGTACCTGCGCTACTCCGCGGTGAGCGCCGACGATATCCATCCCAACGGCGACGGCGGCACCGGCGGAGCCGGACGGTGA
- the glfT1 gene encoding galactofuranosyltransferase GlfT1 — protein sequence MSEPTGPDARIVAVVVTHKRRELLAESLKVIASQSRPVDHLIVVDNANETEVADLVRDQPIEATYLGSAHNLGGAGGFALGMLHALSLGADWVWLADDDGRPEGAEVLATLLDCARRHGLVEVSPVVCDIDEPDRLAFPLRRGVVWRRLRSELGEEDFLPGIASLFNGALISAKAVDVIGVPDLRLFVRGDEVEVHRRLVRSGLPFGTCLQTAYLHPNGAAEFKPILGGRMHTQYPDDPVKRYFTYRNRGYLMSQPGMRKLLPQEWIRFSWFFLVTRRDPAGLREWFHLRSLGRHEQFGKPDPRK from the coding sequence ATGAGTGAGCCGACCGGGCCGGACGCGCGCATCGTTGCCGTGGTCGTCACGCACAAGCGCCGCGAACTGCTCGCCGAGTCGCTGAAAGTCATTGCCTCCCAGTCTCGTCCGGTCGACCACCTGATCGTGGTCGACAATGCCAACGAAACCGAGGTCGCCGACCTGGTGCGGGACCAGCCGATCGAGGCCACCTATCTCGGTTCGGCACACAACCTCGGCGGCGCTGGCGGTTTCGCGCTCGGCATGCTGCACGCGCTGAGCCTCGGCGCGGACTGGGTCTGGCTGGCCGACGACGACGGCAGGCCCGAGGGCGCGGAAGTGCTTGCCACCCTGCTGGATTGCGCGCGCAGGCACGGACTCGTCGAGGTGTCGCCGGTGGTGTGCGATATCGACGAGCCGGACCGGCTCGCCTTCCCGCTGCGCCGCGGCGTCGTGTGGCGCAGGCTGCGCTCCGAGCTGGGCGAGGAGGACTTCTTACCGGGTATCGCCTCGCTGTTCAACGGCGCGCTGATCTCGGCCAAGGCCGTCGATGTGATCGGCGTGCCGGACCTGCGCCTGTTCGTGCGCGGCGACGAGGTGGAGGTGCACCGCAGGCTGGTCCGTTCCGGGCTGCCGTTCGGCACCTGTCTGCAGACCGCGTACCTGCACCCCAACGGCGCCGCCGAGTTCAAGCCGATCCTCGGCGGGCGGATGCACACCCAGTACCCCGACGATCCGGTCAAGCGCTACTTCACCTACCGCAACCGCGGCTACCTGATGTCGCAGCCCGGCATGCGCAAGCTGCTGCCGCAGGAATGGATTCGCTTCTCCTGGTTCTTCCTGGTGACCCGCCGCGACCCGGCCGGCCTGCGCGAATGGTTCCACCTGCGCTCGCTCGGCAGGCACGAGCAGTTCGGCAAGCCGGACCCGCGCAAGTAG